Proteins encoded together in one Oceanobacillus iheyensis HTE831 window:
- the secA gene encoding preprotein translocase subunit SecA — protein MAGILTKIFGDGNQKQLKRLEKQVDLIEQLEPEMEKLEDIDFKNKTEEFKTRYKNGESLNDLLIEVYALVREASKRVLGMRPFRTQLLGAIALHEGNISEMKTGEGKTLASTMPAYLNALTDEGVHIITVNDYLAERDAKDNGLLFDFLGITVGFNHNGLSKDEKREAYLADITYGTNNEFGFDYLRDNMVLYKEQMVQRPLNFAIIDEVDSILIDEARTPLIISGSAKKSAALYQQADGFVRTLNKENDYTYDEKTKGVQLTEEGINKAENYFSIENLFDLDHVSLTHHINQALKAHVSMHRDTDYMVEEDEVVIIDQFTGRKMKGRRYSDGLHQAIEAKEGLQIQNESMTLASITFQNYFRMYNKLSGMTGTAKTEEEEFRNIYNMDVIAIPTNLPIAREDRADLIYKSMEGKFRAVVENIKERYENGQPVLVGTVAVETSELISKLLKRAGVKHEVLNAKNHFREADIIEHAGQRGSVTIATNMAGRGTDIKLGDGVKELGGLAVIGTERHESRRIDNQLRGRSGRQGDPGISQFFLSMEDELMRRFGSDNLKSMMERLGMDDSQPIESKMVSRAVESAQKRVEGNNFDARKTILSYDDVLREQREIIYKQRFEVIDDNSDLREIIENMIQSSIERVVATHTQDSDEENWNLEAIIEYSNGNLFDPDTIHTDDLKDKEANEITELLMKKVKEKYDAKEQELTPEQFREFEKVILLRTVDSKWMDHIDQMDQLRQGIHLRAYGQNDPLREYQMEGFSMFEEMVANIEDEVAKYIMKAQIRENLQRQEVVKNTQAVSGGEDSGKKKTKKPVVKSNTVKRNDPCPCGSGKKYKNCHGQ, from the coding sequence ATGGCAGGCATTTTGACCAAAATATTTGGTGATGGTAACCAAAAACAATTAAAACGATTAGAAAAACAAGTAGATTTAATTGAACAGTTAGAACCTGAAATGGAGAAGCTAGAGGATATAGATTTTAAAAATAAAACGGAAGAGTTTAAGACACGTTATAAAAATGGAGAATCTTTGAATGACCTATTAATAGAAGTTTATGCACTAGTTCGAGAAGCTTCTAAACGTGTACTTGGCATGCGTCCTTTCCGTACACAGTTATTGGGTGCGATTGCCTTGCATGAAGGTAATATTTCTGAAATGAAAACAGGGGAAGGTAAAACACTTGCTTCCACGATGCCCGCATACTTGAATGCATTAACAGATGAAGGTGTACACATTATCACTGTTAATGATTACTTAGCAGAACGTGATGCGAAAGATAATGGGTTATTATTTGATTTTCTTGGTATAACAGTAGGTTTTAATCATAATGGCCTTTCAAAAGATGAAAAACGTGAAGCTTATCTAGCAGACATTACCTACGGAACAAATAACGAATTTGGCTTTGATTATTTGCGTGATAATATGGTCTTATACAAAGAGCAAATGGTACAGCGACCTTTAAATTTTGCAATTATTGATGAGGTAGACTCTATTCTCATAGACGAAGCTCGTACACCATTAATTATTTCTGGTTCTGCGAAGAAATCTGCAGCGTTATATCAGCAGGCAGATGGATTTGTAAGAACGTTAAATAAAGAGAATGATTATACCTATGACGAGAAAACAAAAGGAGTTCAGCTAACAGAAGAAGGAATAAATAAGGCTGAAAACTACTTTTCGATTGAAAATCTATTTGATTTAGATCATGTTTCGTTGACGCACCATATAAATCAAGCATTGAAAGCACATGTATCGATGCATCGTGATACGGATTATATGGTTGAAGAAGATGAAGTGGTTATTATTGATCAGTTCACAGGAAGAAAGATGAAAGGACGTCGTTATAGTGACGGACTTCATCAAGCCATAGAGGCAAAAGAAGGATTGCAAATTCAAAATGAAAGTATGACGTTAGCATCTATTACTTTCCAGAACTATTTCCGAATGTATAATAAATTATCAGGAATGACTGGTACTGCCAAAACAGAAGAAGAAGAGTTTAGGAATATATATAATATGGATGTTATCGCAATTCCTACCAACTTACCTATTGCTCGTGAGGATAGAGCAGATTTAATTTATAAGTCCATGGAAGGCAAGTTCCGTGCTGTTGTGGAAAATATTAAAGAACGGTATGAAAATGGACAACCAGTATTAGTAGGTACTGTTGCAGTAGAAACCTCTGAGTTAATCTCTAAATTGTTAAAACGTGCAGGAGTTAAACATGAGGTTTTAAATGCGAAAAATCACTTTAGAGAAGCAGATATTATTGAACATGCCGGGCAAAGAGGATCAGTGACAATTGCTACCAATATGGCTGGACGTGGGACAGATATTAAACTTGGTGATGGTGTTAAAGAACTTGGTGGTTTGGCCGTCATCGGGACAGAACGTCATGAATCCCGAAGGATCGATAATCAGCTTCGAGGACGTTCTGGACGACAAGGAGATCCTGGTATATCTCAATTTTTCCTTTCTATGGAAGATGAATTAATGCGTAGATTTGGCTCAGATAATTTAAAATCAATGATGGAGCGTCTTGGAATGGACGATTCACAACCTATCGAGAGTAAAATGGTGTCAAGAGCAGTGGAATCAGCACAAAAACGCGTAGAAGGAAATAACTTTGATGCTCGTAAAACAATTCTATCTTATGATGATGTATTGCGTGAACAGCGTGAGATTATTTATAAACAGCGATTTGAAGTTATTGACGATAATAGTGATCTAAGAGAGATCATTGAAAACATGATTCAATCGTCGATAGAGCGTGTAGTTGCTACACATACACAAGACAGTGATGAAGAAAATTGGAACCTGGAAGCGATTATAGAATATTCCAATGGCAATTTATTTGATCCAGATACTATTCATACAGATGATTTAAAAGATAAAGAAGCAAATGAAATTACAGAACTTCTTATGAAAAAAGTAAAAGAGAAATATGATGCAAAAGAGCAGGAGCTAACACCAGAACAGTTCCGTGAATTTGAAAAAGTTATTCTGCTACGTACTGTTGATTCAAAATGGATGGATCATATTGATCAGATGGATCAACTAAGACAGGGTATTCATTTAAGAGCTTATGGGCAAAATGATCCTTTACGTGAATATCAGATGGAAGGCTTCTCGATGTTTGAAGAAATGGTAGCAAACATTGAAGATGAAGTTGCTAAGTACATCATGAAGGCACAAATCCGTGAAAACCTGCAACGACAAGAAGTGGTGAAAAATACACAAGCAGTTTCTGGCGGAGAAGATAGCGGTAAGAAGAAAACAAAGAAACCGGTAGTGAAATCCAATACGGTAAAAAGGAATGATCCTTGTCCGTGCGGAAGTGGTAAAAAGTATAAAAACTGCCACGGTCAATAA
- the hpf gene encoding ribosome hibernation-promoting factor, HPF/YfiA family has product MKFNIRGENIEVTGAIKEYVEKKISKLERYFDSAPNTDVHVNLSVYNDEQRIEVTIPMTNLLLRGEVQHIDLYAAVDLVVDKLERQIRKHKTKINRKFRQNGSPKHAFAEMEKEARLAEDEEDENQLEIVRTKRFNLKPMDSEEAILQMDMLGHEFFVFTNDDSGETNVVYRRRDGKYGLIEPHV; this is encoded by the coding sequence ATGAAGTTTAATATTCGAGGCGAAAATATTGAAGTTACTGGAGCAATCAAAGAATATGTTGAGAAAAAAATTAGTAAACTAGAAAGATATTTTGATTCAGCTCCAAATACGGATGTACATGTCAATTTAAGTGTCTACAATGATGAACAACGAATCGAAGTTACGATTCCTATGACCAATTTGCTTCTCCGAGGAGAGGTACAGCATATTGATCTCTATGCCGCAGTGGATTTAGTCGTTGATAAGTTAGAAAGACAAATTCGTAAGCATAAAACAAAAATAAATCGTAAGTTCAGACAAAATGGTTCTCCTAAACATGCTTTTGCAGAAATGGAAAAAGAAGCTAGACTAGCTGAAGATGAAGAAGATGAAAATCAATTAGAAATTGTTCGTACAAAAAGATTTAATTTAAAACCGATGGACTCCGAAGAAGCGATCTTACAAATGGACATGTTAGGACATGAGTTCTTCGTATTTACCAATGACGATTCTGGTGAAACGAATGTTGTTTATAGACGTAGAGATGGGAAATACGGTTTGATAGAACCACATGTTTAA
- a CDS encoding flagellar protein FliT has translation MNRVEPIFKITKSMQHLLNVEITNKNREQVIGMLQQKIEEREQILQDLTQPYSIEEEALGIEVVKLNQQIEMKMNVIFDQIKVELKLMKKKKKFNNSYTNPYQHVQSSDGYFMDNKK, from the coding sequence ATGAATCGGGTGGAACCTATTTTTAAAATAACCAAAAGTATGCAACACCTGTTGAATGTAGAAATTACTAATAAAAATCGTGAACAAGTAATAGGTATGTTACAACAGAAAATAGAAGAACGAGAGCAAATATTACAAGATTTAACACAACCATACAGTATTGAAGAAGAAGCTTTAGGAATAGAGGTTGTGAAACTTAATCAACAGATTGAAATGAAAATGAATGTAATATTTGATCAAATCAAAGTAGAGTTAAAACTAATGAAGAAGAAAAAGAAATTCAATAATTCATATACTAATCCTTATCAACATGTACAATCCAGCGACGGATATTTTATGGATAATAAAAAATAA
- the fliS gene encoding flagellar export chaperone FliS encodes MVANNAYQVYQNNSVNTASNGELTLMLYNGCMKFIKQAKKDMEADNFAEKNKNIQKAQNIIQELMITLDAKMDISKQILPLYEYMQYQLKEANIHNDTSKLDEVLGFVTEFRDTWKQVIIKNRQQQYNEGASV; translated from the coding sequence ATGGTAGCTAACAATGCATATCAAGTCTATCAAAATAATTCAGTGAACACAGCATCAAACGGAGAATTAACCTTAATGCTTTATAATGGCTGTATGAAATTTATTAAGCAAGCGAAAAAGGACATGGAAGCAGATAACTTTGCAGAAAAAAATAAAAACATTCAAAAAGCACAAAACATAATTCAAGAGCTGATGATTACGTTAGATGCGAAAATGGATATATCGAAACAAATTTTACCATTGTATGAATATATGCAGTACCAGTTAAAAGAAGCTAATATTCATAATGATACTTCTAAATTAGACGAAGTATTAGGATTTGTCACCGAGTTTCGTGATACCTGGAAGCAAGTTATTATTAAAAACCGCCAACAGCAATATAATGAAGGTGCTTCTGTATAA
- a CDS encoding flagellar hook-associated protein 2, translating to MRIGGLASGIDTESIIKDLMQAERIPLNKLEQDKTKLEWQRDAFRDVNKLLSELDNMMLDMKLSSTYNSKLISSTQSDAVKATANAGASNGTYSINVSQLATSAINVSEGEVEFDPNKTLHEQGITEDVEFTTFDKDGNEQTHTYKIEEGDTLKDLMKKVNDDKESPIRMSYDENANKLIMETTRTGQYNESGSEIEFNESSQFASKFNLLMENETGGDNAKFTYNNAYETESRDNQYSLNGVTFQFYDTTDGNATLTVNNDVDGSVENIMKFVDKYNEIVETINGSQQEEKYRDFPPLTEEQKKEMTEREIELWEEKAKSGLLKGESSLSNGLFNMRESWYSTVNGDGAFKSLTEIGITTSTNYMDGGKLVVDESALREAITDDPESVQKLFSNSSEGDDRGLINRLENAVESTMGQISQRAGNVTDTSLDSYTLGKRMKDIDSRITNFERRLEQTEARYWRQFSEMERAISMMNQQSSMLMSNFGSGMAQG from the coding sequence ATGCGAATAGGCGGATTGGCCAGTGGAATAGACACAGAATCAATTATTAAAGATTTGATGCAGGCGGAAAGAATACCTTTAAACAAATTAGAACAGGATAAAACAAAACTTGAATGGCAACGTGATGCATTTCGGGATGTAAATAAATTGTTATCTGAATTAGACAATATGATGTTAGATATGAAACTTAGCTCCACGTATAACTCGAAATTAATTTCATCTACTCAAAGTGATGCGGTAAAAGCTACAGCAAATGCCGGAGCATCCAATGGGACTTACTCGATAAATGTGAGCCAGTTAGCTACATCTGCGATAAATGTAAGTGAAGGTGAAGTTGAGTTTGACCCAAATAAAACTTTGCATGAACAAGGAATTACCGAAGATGTAGAATTTACTACTTTTGATAAAGACGGAAATGAGCAGACTCATACTTATAAAATTGAAGAAGGCGATACATTAAAAGATTTAATGAAAAAAGTAAATGATGATAAAGAAAGCCCTATTCGAATGTCATATGATGAAAATGCGAATAAACTCATTATGGAGACTACACGAACCGGTCAGTACAATGAATCAGGTAGTGAGATTGAATTTAATGAGAGTAGTCAATTCGCAAGTAAATTTAATTTATTAATGGAAAACGAAACTGGCGGAGATAACGCAAAATTCACCTACAATAATGCGTACGAAACTGAATCCCGTGATAATCAATATTCTTTAAATGGAGTAACATTTCAGTTTTATGATACAACTGACGGAAATGCAACCTTAACTGTCAATAATGATGTAGATGGATCTGTTGAGAATATCATGAAATTCGTTGATAAATACAATGAAATTGTTGAAACGATAAATGGTTCTCAACAAGAAGAAAAATACCGTGATTTCCCTCCATTAACGGAAGAGCAAAAAAAAGAAATGACGGAAAGAGAAATTGAACTTTGGGAAGAAAAAGCTAAAAGTGGACTTCTTAAAGGAGAATCTTCATTGTCTAACGGACTATTTAATATGCGTGAGAGTTGGTATAGCACTGTAAATGGGGATGGAGCATTTAAAAGTTTAACAGAAATCGGTATTACTACTTCTACTAATTATATGGACGGTGGTAAGTTAGTTGTTGATGAATCCGCTCTAAGAGAAGCAATTACGGATGATCCTGAAAGTGTGCAAAAATTATTTTCAAATAGTAGCGAAGGCGATGACAGAGGCTTAATCAATCGCTTAGAAAATGCCGTGGAATCAACAATGGGACAAATTAGTCAGCGTGCTGGGAACGTCACAGATACTTCACTGGATAGCTATACTTTAGGCAAACGTATGAAAGATATTGATAGTAGAATTACAAATTTTGAACGTCGTTTAGAGCAAACAGAGGCAAGATATTGGAGACAATTCTCCGAAATGGAGAGAGCAATTTCTATGATGAATCAGCAATCGTCCATGTTAATGTCTAACTTTGGTTCTGGAATGGCACAAGGATAG
- the flaG gene encoding flagellar protein FlaG — translation MTVNNIGASKPAVVDIPTNKVALSQTKSITNENSHQTQGGYAEKIVNKVDLEDAVDHMNELLKPIRRNLKFEMHEKLERYYVTVVDSETSEVIKEIPPKKMLDMYAELAEFMGFLIDEKI, via the coding sequence ATGACAGTGAATAATATTGGAGCTAGTAAACCAGCTGTTGTTGATATACCAACAAATAAAGTTGCATTATCCCAAACAAAAAGTATAACAAATGAAAACAGTCATCAAACACAGGGTGGATATGCTGAAAAAATCGTAAACAAAGTAGATCTAGAAGACGCAGTAGATCACATGAATGAACTGTTAAAACCAATTAGAAGAAATCTCAAATTTGAAATGCATGAAAAATTAGAACGATATTATGTAACAGTAGTAGATTCAGAGACCAGCGAGGTTATTAAAGAAATACCTCCAAAGAAAATGCTAGATATGTACGCTGAGCTAGCAGAATTTATGGGATTTTTAATTGATGAGAAAATTTAA
- the csrA gene encoding carbon storage regulator CsrA, with amino-acid sequence MLVLTRKQSEAIQIGEDIEIEVIAIEGEQVKLGIRAPKSVDIYRKEIYVDITNQNNEAAIIDKNLLQFLKNNNS; translated from the coding sequence ATGCTTGTACTAACACGAAAACAAAGTGAAGCTATTCAAATTGGGGAAGATATAGAGATTGAAGTAATTGCAATTGAAGGAGAGCAAGTTAAATTAGGAATTCGTGCTCCAAAATCAGTTGATATTTATCGAAAAGAAATATATGTAGATATTACGAATCAAAACAACGAAGCTGCCATCATAGATAAAAATTTACTTCAATTTTTAAAAAATAATAATTCATAA
- the fliW gene encoding flagellar assembly protein FliW encodes MQIESSYLGSIDIDVKKILQFPAGLPGFAEEKEFVILEIPENPMFHVLQSVHNPNLAFVITDPYQIYTSYTFELDDYTIESLQITSQEDVAVFAIMTLKEPFHKSTINLKAPIVINMKKQLAKQYVLNLDEYSSQASIQSPPLKEGE; translated from the coding sequence ATGCAAATTGAGTCTAGTTATTTAGGAAGCATTGATATTGATGTAAAAAAGATCCTTCAATTCCCAGCAGGATTACCAGGATTTGCGGAGGAAAAAGAGTTTGTCATCTTAGAAATTCCAGAGAATCCTATGTTTCATGTATTACAGTCCGTACATAATCCGAATCTTGCTTTCGTAATTACCGATCCATATCAAATCTATACTTCATATACGTTTGAACTAGATGATTATACGATCGAATCCTTACAAATAACATCCCAAGAAGATGTTGCTGTCTTCGCGATTATGACATTAAAAGAACCATTCCATAAAAGTACGATTAATTTAAAAGCACCGATTGTCATTAATATGAAAAAGCAACTAGCGAAGCAATATGTACTGAATCTAGATGAATACTCTTCTCAAGCTTCTATACAATCGCCTCCACTAAAGGAGGGAGAATAA
- a CDS encoding DUF6470 family protein: protein MQIPQLQMRSQLGQIAIKTNNAKQLISQPQAELTIKQPKAELKIQTTPSKMTIDQSKAWEDMNLMGILRRTEKIAAEGKQEVMNGIARRARQGNQLMKIEQQSNPIQQQSIINAYEPYKSLGIKFIPSAFSVKTDYQPAEVNITVRRNEPIIQAKVNQPQISYQSGDVEISLKQQPELDIWLEA, encoded by the coding sequence ATGCAAATTCCGCAATTACAAATGCGTTCCCAGTTAGGACAAATTGCAATAAAGACAAATAATGCCAAGCAACTTATTTCACAACCCCAAGCAGAACTAACGATTAAACAACCTAAAGCAGAATTAAAAATTCAAACAACCCCAAGTAAAATGACGATTGATCAATCAAAGGCTTGGGAAGATATGAATTTAATGGGGATATTGCGCCGTACAGAAAAAATTGCTGCAGAAGGTAAACAAGAAGTAATGAATGGAATTGCTAGAAGAGCCCGTCAAGGAAATCAATTAATGAAGATTGAGCAACAATCCAATCCAATTCAACAGCAAAGTATAATAAACGCTTACGAGCCATACAAGTCATTAGGAATTAAGTTTATTCCTTCTGCATTTTCTGTGAAGACAGATTATCAGCCTGCAGAAGTAAATATAACCGTACGAAGAAATGAACCAATTATACAAGCGAAGGTGAACCAACCACAAATTTCCTATCAATCAGGAGATGTGGAGATTTCTTTAAAACAACAACCAGAATTAGATATTTGGCTAGAAGCCTAG
- the flgL gene encoding flagellar hook-associated protein FlgL, protein MRVTQSMLSNNMLRNLTNSNAQMNKYMEQLYTGKKITKPSDDPVVAMKGIGYRSELVRVEQYQRNTSEVNNWMDNSDSALDQATSAMQRLRELAVKANNGTNSEDELQSILQEANELKGHLTDIANTNVNGKYIFNGTNTDTPPVTVDEDGNITTEFQDSDVVIEVSAGTKIKANVDGGEAFGGDPDLFTAVDNFIDNLESGENLDESIGELDTGINQIINSRAELGARMNRLELIENRLSEQEIVATQTMSDNEDADYAETITKLITQESLHRAALSAGSRIIQPSLLDFLR, encoded by the coding sequence ATGCGTGTTACTCAGTCGATGCTATCGAATAATATGTTAAGAAATTTAACCAATAGTAATGCTCAAATGAACAAATATATGGAGCAGCTATACACAGGAAAAAAAATCACCAAACCTTCTGATGATCCCGTTGTTGCAATGAAAGGTATTGGGTATCGTTCAGAGCTGGTTCGTGTGGAACAATATCAACGAAACACATCTGAAGTGAACAATTGGATGGATAATTCAGATTCTGCATTAGATCAAGCTACATCCGCAATGCAACGATTACGAGAGTTAGCTGTGAAAGCTAATAATGGAACGAATAGTGAAGATGAATTACAAAGTATTCTTCAAGAAGCGAATGAATTAAAAGGACATCTTACGGATATTGCAAATACGAATGTAAATGGTAAATATATTTTTAATGGTACAAATACGGATACACCTCCAGTTACTGTGGATGAAGATGGTAATATTACAACTGAATTTCAGGATAGTGATGTCGTGATCGAAGTATCTGCTGGAACTAAAATTAAAGCAAATGTTGACGGTGGAGAAGCTTTCGGTGGCGACCCAGATTTATTTACAGCAGTCGATAATTTTATTGATAACCTGGAAAGTGGAGAGAATTTAGATGAAAGTATAGGGGAATTAGATACAGGGATTAATCAAATCATTAATTCACGCGCTGAGTTAGGTGCACGAATGAATCGATTAGAGCTTATTGAAAATCGATTATCTGAGCAAGAGATCGTTGCAACACAAACCATGTCAGATAATGAAGATGCAGATTATGCAGAAACAATCACGAAACTAATTACTCAGGAAAGTCTTCATCGTGCAGCTCTATCAGCTGGTTCACGCATTATTCAACCTTCTTTACTTGATTTCCTAAGATAA
- the flgK gene encoding flagellar hook-associated protein FlgK has translation MGTFYGLEMSRQALAAQQSALYTTGHNISNANTPGYTRQRVNLEAMNGFPYASRNRPNMPGQMGTGVEAGSVQRIRNQFLDNQFRSENNSSGYWTEKANALSRMENVMNEPSDSGLSKTMNQFWQSLQDLAVNPDNAGARSVVLQRGHALADTFNYISSSMSTIRTDLSNQIDTTVKDANSLIDNIDNLNEQIKNLETHGYDANDLYDKRDVLLDELSGIVNIKVTYDNSHAKNRADGVATVEVLNDSGDSIATLVDGVEGTVNHIEAPTYNEGEENDLTVIEDIQVNGESILSSKGSLSGLVESYGYMEDGERVGDYPEMMSRLDELAYSIATSFNEIHSEGDSGVPFFGELTDEKGAAGAISVILEDYEDINASADGEAGSGDLASDLADIFTNPNDLLDGASINDYFGSIIGDLGVKSEQAYTMQENTMTLQHQVENQRLSISAVSLDEEMSNMIKFQHAYNAAARGMTTMDEMIDTIINRMGLVGR, from the coding sequence ATGGGTACTTTTTATGGGTTAGAAATGTCAAGACAAGCATTAGCTGCACAACAGAGTGCATTATATACAACTGGTCATAATATATCGAATGCAAACACTCCTGGATATACAAGACAAAGAGTAAATTTAGAAGCAATGAACGGATTTCCTTATGCTTCTAGAAATCGTCCCAATATGCCTGGCCAAATGGGAACAGGAGTAGAAGCTGGATCTGTCCAACGAATTCGCAACCAATTTTTAGATAACCAGTTTCGGAGTGAAAATAATAGTTCAGGATATTGGACAGAAAAAGCAAATGCGCTAAGTAGAATGGAAAATGTAATGAATGAACCAAGTGACTCTGGGTTATCAAAAACGATGAATCAGTTTTGGCAATCCTTACAAGATTTAGCGGTAAACCCAGATAATGCTGGTGCACGTTCTGTTGTGTTGCAACGCGGTCATGCATTAGCGGATACATTTAATTATATTTCTTCATCCATGAGTACCATTCGTACAGATTTAAGTAATCAGATTGATACGACGGTAAAGGATGCCAATTCACTAATTGACAATATTGATAATCTTAACGAACAAATCAAAAATTTGGAAACGCATGGATATGATGCGAATGACTTGTATGATAAAAGAGATGTTTTGTTAGATGAGCTATCTGGAATTGTAAATATTAAAGTTACCTATGATAATAGTCATGCAAAAAACAGAGCAGATGGAGTGGCTACTGTAGAAGTGTTAAATGATAGCGGAGATTCGATTGCAACACTAGTAGATGGAGTCGAAGGTACAGTAAATCATATAGAAGCTCCAACGTATAACGAAGGTGAAGAAAACGATTTAACAGTTATAGAGGATATTCAAGTAAATGGGGAAAGCATCCTATCATCAAAAGGAAGTTTGAGCGGTCTAGTCGAATCCTATGGTTATATGGAAGATGGGGAGAGAGTTGGAGATTATCCTGAAATGATGAGTCGGTTAGATGAATTAGCATATTCCATTGCTACTTCTTTTAATGAGATTCATTCTGAAGGAGACTCCGGAGTTCCTTTCTTTGGTGAATTAACAGATGAAAAAGGTGCAGCAGGAGCAATATCGGTCATTCTTGAAGACTATGAAGATATTAATGCTAGCGCTGATGGGGAAGCTGGAAGCGGGGATCTTGCAAGTGATCTAGCGGACATATTTACCAATCCAAATGACTTGCTAGATGGAGCCTCCATTAATGATTATTTTGGATCAATCATTGGGGATTTAGGAGTTAAATCAGAACAAGCATATACAATGCAAGAAAACACAATGACATTGCAGCATCAAGTGGAAAACCAACGTCTTTCAATAAGTGCAGTCTCCCTTGATGAAGAGATGTCAAATATGATCAAATTCCAACATGCTTATAATGCTGCAGCAAGAGGAATGACCACTATGGATGAAATGATAGATACAATAATTAATCGTATGGGGTTAGTAGGAAGGTAG
- a CDS encoding flagellar protein FlgN: MSEKIISKINKLLELHQEILELSKKKTIEIKDGHVNALQTLLAKERKLARQLQQCEEERMQVVQEWSAEHRLAKTNPTISEIIDYIAEDKQKQLLTIATSLTDTIKELKKQEQLNQVLLNESMKFVQLSLDLMNPTIKTMNYGSEKGMNEASRSVFDSKA; the protein is encoded by the coding sequence TTGTCGGAAAAAATTATTTCTAAAATAAATAAATTATTAGAGTTGCATCAAGAAATATTAGAGCTATCGAAGAAGAAAACAATCGAAATTAAGGATGGTCATGTTAATGCACTTCAAACTTTATTAGCAAAAGAGAGAAAACTAGCTCGTCAATTACAACAATGTGAAGAAGAAAGAATGCAGGTAGTTCAAGAGTGGAGTGCAGAACATAGATTAGCAAAAACAAACCCTACTATTTCAGAAATTATTGATTATATAGCAGAAGACAAACAAAAACAGCTATTAACAATAGCAACATCTCTAACGGATACAATTAAGGAATTAAAAAAACAAGAGCAATTGAATCAAGTATTGCTAAATGAATCGATGAAATTTGTTCAATTATCATTAGATTTAATGAATCCAACTATCAAAACAATGAATTATGGATCTGAAAAAGGTATGAACGAAGCTAGCAGATCTGTCTTCGATTCAAAAGCTTAG
- the flgM gene encoding flagellar biosynthesis anti-sigma factor FlgM encodes MKINGPNPTNFNPYKQSIQPTTEPKSETNKKDQIEISSKAKQLQESASDPKRAAYLEELKKKIDAGEYNVDVDKTAQKMMDFWKK; translated from the coding sequence ATGAAAATAAATGGACCAAATCCAACCAATTTTAATCCTTATAAACAATCCATCCAACCAACGACAGAACCAAAAAGTGAAACAAATAAAAAAGATCAAATCGAAATATCTTCTAAAGCAAAACAATTACAAGAAAGCGCAAGTGACCCGAAGCGAGCTGCTTATCTGGAAGAATTGAAAAAGAAAATTGATGCTGGTGAATATAACGTTGATGTTGATAAAACTGCACAAAAAATGATGGATTTCTGGAAGAAATGA
- a CDS encoding TIGR03826 family flagellar region protein — protein sequence MGELANCVRCDTVYVKTTRDICMSCFQKEEKAFQKVYAFLRVRQNRQATLSEIVDATEVKETLITKFIKERRLQVKNFPNLGYPCENCFTVISSGKLCDNCIGKFKEDLSAYEQMEERNSKKEKKVDTFYAIDKHGK from the coding sequence GTGGGGGAATTAGCAAATTGTGTACGTTGCGACACTGTTTATGTGAAGACAACTCGCGATATTTGTATGAGTTGTTTCCAAAAGGAAGAAAAGGCTTTTCAAAAAGTGTATGCGTTTCTAAGAGTAAGACAAAATAGACAAGCAACATTATCAGAAATTGTAGATGCTACTGAAGTGAAAGAAACTTTAATAACAAAGTTTATAAAAGAACGTAGATTACAAGTGAAAAACTTTCCTAATTTAGGCTATCCCTGTGAGAATTGTTTTACAGTAATTTCGAGTGGGAAACTATGTGATAACTGTATAGGTAAATTTAAAGAAGATTTATCTGCTTATGAGCAAATGGAAGAAAGAAACTCAAAAAAGGAAAAAAAAGTAGACACATTTTATGCTATAGATAAACATGGTAAATAA